A genomic region of Seriola aureovittata isolate HTS-2021-v1 ecotype China chromosome 21, ASM2101889v1, whole genome shotgun sequence contains the following coding sequences:
- the pms2 gene encoding mismatch repair endonuclease PMS2 isoform X2: MSDACSEPAGAIKAIDKHSVHQICSGQVVLTLATAVKELVENSIDAGATNVDVKLKECGTELVEVSDNGKGVEDANFEGLTLKHHTSKLRDFSDLIHVETFGFRGEALSSLCALSDLSVVTCHESNQVGTKLVFDHKGHMVQQSPHPRQQGTTVSLQQLFYTLPVRHKEFQRNIKKEYTKMIHVLQSYCIISTGVRITCSNQNGQGKRSTVLSTSGSQSMRDNIGAIFGPKQLQSLLPFQQVSPSENIIEEYGLKDADLPKQLFTMTGFVSRGDHGVGRSATDRQFFFINNRPCDPLKVTKLVNEVYHMYNRHQYPFVALNIAVASECVDVNVTPDKRQIFLQEEKLLLAILKTSLISMYEAGVNKISLNYTPMPSSNATSASDLRQVVPCNENMPEPGEAVEPLIQSPKSSLNLASLKAAFSSHHSSNSGNKSNMSKSANSGPTQKTLQTFFKGSVKPPASNPSVKSPLKPAKDLAECSPVGKSVLDGYRYRKVSCSDPEDEKDSCVSTSAAPDSQCSGLERSSPEPLIDSVKDETFEETSDNGQTAPEQQELQTEPCASNEDGTVSPDAKRARTENLHFPTELKSNTFLNCSEGSSSSKVDAPTCLQRRTVPLQFSLQELEGKIRRIKNQQKQKASDELRYRRFRAKINPGENQSAEDELKKEISKDMFKEMEIIGQFNLGFIITKLNSDIFMIDQHATDEKYNFEMLQQHNVLQGQKLIVPQKLHLPAVSENVLLENIEIFRKNGFEFLVDEDAQVMERVKLVSLPTSKNWTFGPGDIEELIFMLSDSPGVMCRPSRVRQMFASRACRKSVMIGTALSVSEMKKLVVHMGEIEHPWNCPHGRPTMRHLANLEIISQD; this comes from the exons ATGTGAAACTGAAGGAGTGTGGAACTGAGCTAGTGGAAGTGTCAGACAATGGCAAAGGAGTAGAAGACGCCAACTTTGAGGGACTGA CATTGAAGCATCACACATCAAAGCTGAGAGATTTCTCTGATCTCATCCATGTGGAAACATTTGGCTTCAGAGGTGAAGCCCTCAGCTCTTTATGTGCTCTGAG TGATCTGAGTGTGGTGACGTGCCATGAGTCCAACCAGGTGGGGACCAAGCTGGTGTTTGACCACAAGGGCCACATGGTGCAGCAGTCACCCCATCCCCGTCAGCAGGGCACCACGGTCAGCCTGCAGCAGCTTTTCTACACCCTGCCTGTTCGACACAAGGAGTTCCAGCGCAACATAAAGAAG GAATATACCAAAATGATACACGTCCTGCAGTCGTACTGTATCATCTCTACTGGAGTGCGTATTACCTGCTCCAACCAAAATGGGCAGGGAAAGCGCAGCACGGTGCTCAGCACCAGTGGAAGCCAGAGCATGAGGGACAATATAGGAGCCATATTTGGACCAAAACAG ctgcagagtctTCTgccttttcaacaagtttccCCTTCAGAAAATATTATTGAAGAATATGGGCTCAAGGATGCAGATCTTCCCAAACAGCTTTTCAC CATGACGGGGTTTGTGTCACGAGGAGACCATGGTGTTGGGAGAAGcgccacagacagacagttctTCTTCATCAATAACCGGCCATGTGATCCCCTGAAG GTGACCAAACTTGTGAATGAAGTATATCACATGTATAACAGACATCAGTATCCATTTGTTGCCTTGAACATAGCTGTTGCCTCAG agtgtgtggatgtgaacgTCACCCCAGACAAGCGACAGATTTTCCTTCAGGAAGAGAAACTCTTGCTGGCTATTCTAAAGACCTCCCTCATCAGCATGTACGAGGCTGGAGTCAATAAGATCAGCCTGAACTATACACCCATGCCCAGCAGCA ATGCAACATCGGCATCTGACCTGCGTCAGGTGGTCCCGTGTAATGAGAACATGCCAGAACCAGGAGAGGCCGTGGAACCGCTGATACAGAGCCCAAAGTCATCCTTGAACCTGGCCAGTCTAAAAGCTGCTTTTTCAAGTCACCACAGCTCCAATTCTGGGAACAAATCAAACATGTCAAAATCTGCCAACAGTGGCccaacacagaaaacactgcagacgtTTTTTAAGGGTTCTGTAAAACCTCCTGCTTCCAACCCAAGTGTTAAATCTCCTTTGAAACCTGCAAAAGATCTAGCTGAATGCTCCCCAGTGGGAAAGTCAGTGCTAGATGGATACAGATACAGAAAGGTATCGTGTAGTGATCCAGAGGATGAAAAAGACAGTTGTGTTTCCACTTCAGCAGCTCCAGATAGTCAGTGTTCAGGCCTGGAGCGCAGTTCTCCTGAACCGCTGATTGACAGTGTAAAAGATGAAACATTCGAAGAAACATCAGACAACGGTCAGACTGCTCCTGAACAGCAAGAGTTACAGACTGAGCCATGCGCTTCAAATGAGGACGGTACTGTGAGCCCTGATGCTAAGAGGGCCAGGACAGAGAATCTACATTTCCCTACTGAACTCAAATCCAACACTTTCTTAAACTGTTCTGAGGGATCCTCTTCCTCTAAAGTGGATGCTCCAACCTGCTTACAGAGGAGGACTGTGCCCCTCCAGTTCTCTTTACAAGAGCTTGAAGGGAAGATAAGGAGGATAAAGAACCAGCAGAAACAAAAGGCCAGCGACGAGCTACGCTACCGACGCTTCAGGGCCAAGATCAACCCTGGAGAAAACCAAAGTGCAGAGGACGAGCTGAAGAAGGAGATCAG TAAAGACATGTTCAAAGAGATGGAGATCATCGGTCAGTTTAACCTGGGCTTCATTATCACCAAACTCAACTCGGACATCTTCATGATTGACCAACACGCCACTGATGAGAAATACAACTTTGAGATGTTGCAGCAGCACAATGTGCTCCAAGGACAGAAACTCATAGT ccCTCAGAAACTTCACCTCCCTGCGGTCAGTGAGAATGTCCTCTTAGAGAACATCGAGATTTTCAGAAAGAATGGCTTCGAATTTCTGGTGGACGAGGACG CTCAGGTGATGGAGAGGGTGAAGCTGGTGTCTCTGCCCACCAGTAAGAACTGGACTTTCGGTCCAGGCGATATTGAGGAGCTGATCTTCATGTTGAGTGACAGCCCAGGGGTCATGTGCCGACCATCCAGAGTCAGACAGATGTTTGCCTCCAGAGCTTGTCGGAAATCT GTGATGATTGGCACCGCTCTGAGTGTCAGTGAGATGAAGAAGCTGGTGGTTCACATGGGGGAAATTGAACATCCATGGAACTGTCCTCACGGCAGGCCAACCATGAGACACCTCGCCAACCTGGAAATCATCTCACAAGACTGA
- the pms2 gene encoding mismatch repair endonuclease PMS2 isoform X1, which translates to MSDACSSEPAGAIKAIDKHSVHQICSGQVVLTLATAVKELVENSIDAGATNVDVKLKECGTELVEVSDNGKGVEDANFEGLTLKHHTSKLRDFSDLIHVETFGFRGEALSSLCALSDLSVVTCHESNQVGTKLVFDHKGHMVQQSPHPRQQGTTVSLQQLFYTLPVRHKEFQRNIKKEYTKMIHVLQSYCIISTGVRITCSNQNGQGKRSTVLSTSGSQSMRDNIGAIFGPKQLQSLLPFQQVSPSENIIEEYGLKDADLPKQLFTMTGFVSRGDHGVGRSATDRQFFFINNRPCDPLKVTKLVNEVYHMYNRHQYPFVALNIAVASECVDVNVTPDKRQIFLQEEKLLLAILKTSLISMYEAGVNKISLNYTPMPSSNATSASDLRQVVPCNENMPEPGEAVEPLIQSPKSSLNLASLKAAFSSHHSSNSGNKSNMSKSANSGPTQKTLQTFFKGSVKPPASNPSVKSPLKPAKDLAECSPVGKSVLDGYRYRKVSCSDPEDEKDSCVSTSAAPDSQCSGLERSSPEPLIDSVKDETFEETSDNGQTAPEQQELQTEPCASNEDGTVSPDAKRARTENLHFPTELKSNTFLNCSEGSSSSKVDAPTCLQRRTVPLQFSLQELEGKIRRIKNQQKQKASDELRYRRFRAKINPGENQSAEDELKKEISKDMFKEMEIIGQFNLGFIITKLNSDIFMIDQHATDEKYNFEMLQQHNVLQGQKLIVPQKLHLPAVSENVLLENIEIFRKNGFEFLVDEDAQVMERVKLVSLPTSKNWTFGPGDIEELIFMLSDSPGVMCRPSRVRQMFASRACRKSVMIGTALSVSEMKKLVVHMGEIEHPWNCPHGRPTMRHLANLEIISQD; encoded by the exons ATGTGAAACTGAAGGAGTGTGGAACTGAGCTAGTGGAAGTGTCAGACAATGGCAAAGGAGTAGAAGACGCCAACTTTGAGGGACTGA CATTGAAGCATCACACATCAAAGCTGAGAGATTTCTCTGATCTCATCCATGTGGAAACATTTGGCTTCAGAGGTGAAGCCCTCAGCTCTTTATGTGCTCTGAG TGATCTGAGTGTGGTGACGTGCCATGAGTCCAACCAGGTGGGGACCAAGCTGGTGTTTGACCACAAGGGCCACATGGTGCAGCAGTCACCCCATCCCCGTCAGCAGGGCACCACGGTCAGCCTGCAGCAGCTTTTCTACACCCTGCCTGTTCGACACAAGGAGTTCCAGCGCAACATAAAGAAG GAATATACCAAAATGATACACGTCCTGCAGTCGTACTGTATCATCTCTACTGGAGTGCGTATTACCTGCTCCAACCAAAATGGGCAGGGAAAGCGCAGCACGGTGCTCAGCACCAGTGGAAGCCAGAGCATGAGGGACAATATAGGAGCCATATTTGGACCAAAACAG ctgcagagtctTCTgccttttcaacaagtttccCCTTCAGAAAATATTATTGAAGAATATGGGCTCAAGGATGCAGATCTTCCCAAACAGCTTTTCAC CATGACGGGGTTTGTGTCACGAGGAGACCATGGTGTTGGGAGAAGcgccacagacagacagttctTCTTCATCAATAACCGGCCATGTGATCCCCTGAAG GTGACCAAACTTGTGAATGAAGTATATCACATGTATAACAGACATCAGTATCCATTTGTTGCCTTGAACATAGCTGTTGCCTCAG agtgtgtggatgtgaacgTCACCCCAGACAAGCGACAGATTTTCCTTCAGGAAGAGAAACTCTTGCTGGCTATTCTAAAGACCTCCCTCATCAGCATGTACGAGGCTGGAGTCAATAAGATCAGCCTGAACTATACACCCATGCCCAGCAGCA ATGCAACATCGGCATCTGACCTGCGTCAGGTGGTCCCGTGTAATGAGAACATGCCAGAACCAGGAGAGGCCGTGGAACCGCTGATACAGAGCCCAAAGTCATCCTTGAACCTGGCCAGTCTAAAAGCTGCTTTTTCAAGTCACCACAGCTCCAATTCTGGGAACAAATCAAACATGTCAAAATCTGCCAACAGTGGCccaacacagaaaacactgcagacgtTTTTTAAGGGTTCTGTAAAACCTCCTGCTTCCAACCCAAGTGTTAAATCTCCTTTGAAACCTGCAAAAGATCTAGCTGAATGCTCCCCAGTGGGAAAGTCAGTGCTAGATGGATACAGATACAGAAAGGTATCGTGTAGTGATCCAGAGGATGAAAAAGACAGTTGTGTTTCCACTTCAGCAGCTCCAGATAGTCAGTGTTCAGGCCTGGAGCGCAGTTCTCCTGAACCGCTGATTGACAGTGTAAAAGATGAAACATTCGAAGAAACATCAGACAACGGTCAGACTGCTCCTGAACAGCAAGAGTTACAGACTGAGCCATGCGCTTCAAATGAGGACGGTACTGTGAGCCCTGATGCTAAGAGGGCCAGGACAGAGAATCTACATTTCCCTACTGAACTCAAATCCAACACTTTCTTAAACTGTTCTGAGGGATCCTCTTCCTCTAAAGTGGATGCTCCAACCTGCTTACAGAGGAGGACTGTGCCCCTCCAGTTCTCTTTACAAGAGCTTGAAGGGAAGATAAGGAGGATAAAGAACCAGCAGAAACAAAAGGCCAGCGACGAGCTACGCTACCGACGCTTCAGGGCCAAGATCAACCCTGGAGAAAACCAAAGTGCAGAGGACGAGCTGAAGAAGGAGATCAG TAAAGACATGTTCAAAGAGATGGAGATCATCGGTCAGTTTAACCTGGGCTTCATTATCACCAAACTCAACTCGGACATCTTCATGATTGACCAACACGCCACTGATGAGAAATACAACTTTGAGATGTTGCAGCAGCACAATGTGCTCCAAGGACAGAAACTCATAGT ccCTCAGAAACTTCACCTCCCTGCGGTCAGTGAGAATGTCCTCTTAGAGAACATCGAGATTTTCAGAAAGAATGGCTTCGAATTTCTGGTGGACGAGGACG CTCAGGTGATGGAGAGGGTGAAGCTGGTGTCTCTGCCCACCAGTAAGAACTGGACTTTCGGTCCAGGCGATATTGAGGAGCTGATCTTCATGTTGAGTGACAGCCCAGGGGTCATGTGCCGACCATCCAGAGTCAGACAGATGTTTGCCTCCAGAGCTTGTCGGAAATCT GTGATGATTGGCACCGCTCTGAGTGTCAGTGAGATGAAGAAGCTGGTGGTTCACATGGGGGAAATTGAACATCCATGGAACTGTCCTCACGGCAGGCCAACCATGAGACACCTCGCCAACCTGGAAATCATCTCACAAGACTGA